In the Streptomyces sp. 3214.6 genome, ATCGCACGGTCGCCGACCTGCTGGCCGCCTGCGGCAGCGACGTCCCCGGCGAGTACGAGGACGCCCGGCACACCGTCACCCAGTCCCTGAACCAGTCGTACGACCTCGTCCTCGCCCGCCGTACCCGGCAGCACGGGCAGAGCCCCGAACTGACTCGGCTGATCGCCCAGTTGAACGCCGTCACCCCGGTGGTGGAGGCGGCCCCCGCCGCCCACCTCAACGGCCGGCCGCTGCCGACCGAGGTCCCCGAGGCCGTACGCCACCTCGCGCGGGCCGTGGGGACCGGCTTCACCGGACCGATAGACCTCCACCTGCCCGCCCCCGGGTCGGAGACCGCGCGCGCCGTCGACCACGCCCTGCGCCACGCCGCCGAGGTGGTCGCGGCGCCCGACATCGACCCGCGGGGCCTCGACGACCGCCTCGGCCGTCCGGCGGCCCTGCGCGTGCGCGCCGCCCGCGCGGCCCGCGACGTCGCCCTCTCCGCCGGCTCCTGGCGCTACGGCCTGCGCCTCGCCCTGTGCATCGGACTCGCCCAGGTCCTCGTCGCGACCGTCCCCGTGGCCCGCTCGTACTGGGTGGCCCTGACCATCACGTTCGTCCTGAAACCCGACTTCGGATCCGTGTTCTCACGGGCCCTGCTGCGCGCCCTGGGGACGGTCGTCGGGCTGGTCGTCGCGGCGGCGGTGCTGTCGCAGGTGCCGAGGGGCTGGTGGGACGTCCCGGCGATGCTGCTGCTCGCCCCGCTGATCCCCGCCCTGACCCCCCGCGGATACGGCTACCAGACGGCGGCCATCACCCCGGTGATCCTGCTCCTCTCCGACATCCTGAACCACCAGGGCACGGGCCTGTTGCTGCCCCGCCTGGTGGACTCGCTGATCGGCTGCGCGATCGCGCTGGTGGCGGGCTATCTGCTATGGCCGGAGAGCTGGCACACCCGGGTCGGCGACCGCCTCGCCGACACGGTCGCGGACACCGCCCGCTACGTCGACGCCGCCTTCGGCCCGGACGTCGACCCGGCCGCCCGCGCCCGCATGCGCCGCCGCCTCTACCGCGACCTGTCCGTCATCCGCACCGAGTTCCAGCGCGCCCTGACCGAGCCCCCGCCCACCGGTCGGCGGGCCGCCGCCTGGTGGCCGCTGGTCGTCGCCGTGGAACGCATCGTGGACGCGACGACGGCGGCCCGGGTCCGTGTGAAACACGGAGCCGAACCGCCGTCGGATCCGGAGGTCGGTCACATCACGCGGCAACTGCGGGAACTCGCCGAGGGCCTGCG is a window encoding:
- a CDS encoding FUSC family protein gives rise to the protein MSREFPIGLTPPDWLVRNLRPQQAPVNRAAVARAALAMTLPLVIGLAAGQPAYGALASMGALSGVIGDTADAYRMRILNIAIPQLFGAVGITLGSAVYGHGVAAVAVLTGVALVSGMISTIGAVASVAGLLLLLNSVVGAGLPMPGQWWLAPLLMSGGGLLVLLLALLAWPLRSGVPERTAVAATYRTVADLLAACGSDVPGEYEDARHTVTQSLNQSYDLVLARRTRQHGQSPELTRLIAQLNAVTPVVEAAPAAHLNGRPLPTEVPEAVRHLARAVGTGFTGPIDLHLPAPGSETARAVDHALRHAAEVVAAPDIDPRGLDDRLGRPAALRVRAARAARDVALSAGSWRYGLRLALCIGLAQVLVATVPVARSYWVALTITFVLKPDFGSVFSRALLRALGTVVGLVVAAAVLSQVPRGWWDVPAMLLLAPLIPALTPRGYGYQTAAITPVILLLSDILNHQGTGLLLPRLVDSLIGCAIALVAGYLLWPESWHTRVGDRLADTVADTARYVDAAFGPDVDPAARARMRRRLYRDLSVIRTEFQRALTEPPPTGRRAAAWWPLVVAVERIVDATTAARVRVKHGAEPPSDPEVGHITRQLRELAEGLRDTEVLYPVRTDLTGPPGSVLEPLRQEVAAARAVTSPQRT